In Panthera leo isolate Ple1 chromosome B3, P.leo_Ple1_pat1.1, whole genome shotgun sequence, a single genomic region encodes these proteins:
- the NFATC4 gene encoding nuclear factor of activated T-cells, cytoplasmic 4 isoform X3 produces MGAASCEDEELEFKLVFGEEKETPPLGAGGSGEELDSEDAPPCCRLALGEPPPYGAAPIGIPRPPPPRPGMHSPPPRPAPSPGTWESQPARSVRLGGPGGASGGVGGGRVLECPSIRITSISPTPDPPATLEDNPDAWGDGSPRDYPPPEGFGGYRETGGQGGGPFFSPSPGSSSLSSWSFFSDASDEAALYAACDEVESELNEAASRFGLGSPLPSPRASPRPWTPDDPWNLYGPSPGGRGPEDSWLLLSAPGPTPASPRPASPCGKRRYSSSGTPSSASPALSRRGSLGEEGPEPPPPPPLPLARDPGSPGPFDYVGAPPAESIPQKTRRTSSEQAVALPRPEEPAPCNGKLQSGAEEAVAPPGGPRKEVAGMDYLAVPSPLAWSKARIGGHSPIFRTSALPPLDWPLPSQYEQLELRIEVQPRAHHRAHYETEGSRGAVKAAPGGHPVVKLLGYSEKPLTLQMFIGTADERNLRPHAFYQVHRITGKMVATASYEAVVSGTKVLEMTLLPENNMAANIDCAGILKLRNSDIELRKGETDIGRKNTRVRLVFRVHVPQGSGKVVSVQTASVPIECSQRSAQELPQVEAYSPSACSVRGGEELVLTGSNFLPDSKVVFIERGPDGKLQWEEEATVNRLQSNEVTLTLTVPEYSNKRVSRPVQVYFYVSNGRRKRSPTQSFKFLPVSEIIGRDLSGFPAPPGEEPPA; encoded by the exons ATGGGGGCAGCGAGCTGCGAGGATGAGGAGCTGGAATTTAAGCTGGTGTTCGGGGAGGAAAAGGAGACCCCCCCGCTGGGCGCGGGGGGGTCGGGGGAAG AACTGGACTCAGAGGACGCCCCGCCATGCTGCCGTCTGGCCCTGGGGGAGCCCCCTCCCTATGGCGCTGCCCCTATTGGCATTCCTCGGCCTCCACCCCCTCGGCCTGGCATGCATTCGCCACCACCCCGCCCGGCCCCCTCACCTGGCACTTGGGAGAGCCAGCCCGCCCGGTCAGTGAGGCTGGGGGGACCGGGAGGGGCTtccgggggggttgggggaggccgTGTTCTTGAGTGCCCTAGCATCCGCATCACCTCCATCTCTCCCACGCCCGACCCGCCGGCCACGCTGGAGGACAACCCTGATGCCTGGGGGGACGGCTCCCCCAGGGATTACCCGCCACCAGAAGGCTTTGGGGGCTACCGAGAGACCGGGGGCCAGGGCGGGGGTCCCTTCTTCAGTCCCAGCCCTGGCAGCAGCAGCCTGTCCTCGTGGAGCTTCTTCTCCGACGCTTCAGACGAGGCAGCCCTGTATGCGGCCTGCGACGAGGTGGAGTCTGAGCTAAATGAGGCGGCCTCCCGCTTTGGCCTGGGCTCCCCCCTGCCCTCGCCTAGGGCCTCCCCTAGGCCGTGGACCCCCGACGATCCCTGGAACCTGTATGGTCCGAGCCCCGGAGGTCGGGGGCCAGAGGATAGCTGGCTACTCCTCAGCGCTCCTgggcccaccccagcctccccgcgGCCCGCCTCTCCCTGTGGCAAGCGGCGCTATTCCAGCTCTGGGACCCCGTCTTCGGCCTCCCCAGCTCTGTCCCGCCGCggcagcctgggggaggaggggcccgAGCCACCTCCACCACCCCCATTGCCTCTGGCCCGTGACCCTGGCTCCCCTGGCCCTTTTGACTACGTGGGAGCCCCACCCGCGGAGAGCATCCCGCAGAAGACCCGGCGGACCTCCAGCGAGCAGGCAGTGGCTCTGCCTCGGCCTGAGGAGCCTGCCCCGTGCAATGGGAAGCTGCAGTCAGGAGCAGAGGAGGCCGTGGCTCCTCCCGGGGGTCCTCGGAAGGAGGTGGCGGGCATGGACTACCTGGCAGTGCCCTCCCCACTGGCTTGGTCCAAGGCCCGGATTGGGGGACACAGCCCCATCTTCAG GACCTCTGCCTTACCCCCGCTGGATTGGCCTCTGCCCAGCCAGTATGAGCAGCTGGAGCTGAGGATTGAGGTGCAGCCTAGAGCCCACCACCGGGCCCATTACGAGACTGAGGGCAGCCGAGGGGCTGTCAAAGCTGCCCCTGGTGGTCACCCTGTAGTCAAG CTCCTAGGCTACAGTGAGAAGCCACTGACCCTACAGATGTTCATTGGCACTGCAGATGAAAGGAACCTGCGGCCTCATGCCTTCTATCAGGTGCACCGTATCACAGGCAAGATGGTGGCCACAGCTAGCTATGAAGCTGTAGTCAGTGGTACCAAAGTGTTGGAGATGACCCTGCTTCCTGAGAACAACATGGCAGCCAA CATCGACTGTGCTGGAATCCTGAAGCTCCGGAACTCAGACATTGAGCTGCGGAAGGGGGAGACAGACATTGGGCGCAAGAACACACGTGTGCGGCTTGTCTTCCGGGTGCACGTGCCCCAGGGAAGCGGGAAGGTCGTCTCAGTGCAGACAGCATCAGTGCCCATTGAGTGCT CCCAGCGCTCAGCCCAGGAGCTGCCCCAGGTAGAGGCCTACAGCCCCAGTGCCTGTTctgtgagaggaggagaggaactAGTGCTCACTGGCTCCAACTTCCTGCCAGACTCCAAGGTGGTGTTCATCGAGAGGGGCCCTG ATGGAAAGCTGCAGTGGGAGGAGGAGGCCACAGTGAACCGGTTGCAGAGCAATGAG GTGACGCTGACCCTGACTGTCCCTGAGTACAGCAACAAGCGGGTGTCCCGGCCAGTCCAGGTCTACTTTTATGTCTCCAATGGGCGGAGGAAGCGCAGTCCTACCCAGAGTTTCAAGTTCCTGCCTG